Proteins encoded together in one Schumannella luteola window:
- a CDS encoding GNAT family N-acetyltransferase: MADLRLEELSAQTIAAANSLTLKPGQEAFLAPETYTHNEDKIDPTTTWARVVLDGDEVVGYLVGNFDEEASDDFRRAALWRINVAADAQGSGVGKFAVHALADEARKRGFTRVTVVWESGEEGPERFFQAVGFHVIGETPYGENLGALDL; this comes from the coding sequence ATGGCTGACCTGAGACTCGAGGAGCTGTCGGCTCAGACGATCGCCGCGGCGAACAGTCTGACGCTCAAGCCGGGCCAGGAGGCCTTCCTCGCCCCCGAGACCTACACCCACAACGAAGACAAGATCGACCCCACCACCACGTGGGCGCGGGTCGTGCTCGACGGCGACGAGGTCGTCGGCTATCTCGTCGGCAATTTCGACGAGGAGGCGAGCGACGACTTCCGCCGCGCCGCCCTCTGGCGCATCAACGTCGCCGCCGACGCCCAGGGCAGCGGCGTCGGCAAGTTCGCGGTGCACGCCCTCGCCGATGAGGCCCGCAAGCGCGGATTCACCCGCGTCACCGTCGTCTGGGAGTCGGGCGAGGAGGGACCGGAGCGGTTCTTCCAGGCCGTCGGATTCCACGTGATCGGCGAGACGCCCTACGGCGAGAACCTCGGCGCGCTCGACCTCTGA
- a CDS encoding RnfABCDGE type electron transport complex subunit D, whose translation MIERLDAVFGRITMYRLIAISLTALAVISGILAATGAYVPIGAGLYEPALRPVAMLASLAVAVIWASISNIAFAALRRAKPHAESSVITGLLLFFILPPTLDVVGLLGIALAAVLASASKWLIAPHGRHLFNPAAFGAFVVGVLGITTGTGSPVSSAWWAASPWLLPFVVVIGLAVAIRTRRGWIMLTFAVIAAISVTVRFLATAVPFADALSLALVSSPVVFFAVYMITEPLTLPPRRWQQLLVAAIVGVLFAVPFSLPTATIGPFALGLFATPELWLLIGNLVAFVLARRRGIRLELSDRRQLTPTSWEFQFTPTRHIPFAPGQFLELDVPHAKADSRGTRRTFSIASPPHPESGIRLGLRVPESKPSSYKRALLALPVGAKLTATSVGGDFTLPTDDGRPLLLVAGGIGITPFIAQLEQLRLAAAERDVVLVYAVSSLDEIAYAAELGRSGARVLLVSPQPLPRMPKGWDWLGDGRLDGARLLEAVPDAASRETLLSGPPALIAALKPALRRAGARRIRTDAFLGY comes from the coding sequence ATGATCGAGCGACTGGATGCGGTGTTCGGCCGCATCACGATGTACCGGCTGATCGCCATCAGCCTGACCGCGCTGGCGGTGATCTCGGGCATCCTCGCCGCCACCGGCGCGTACGTGCCGATCGGCGCCGGCCTCTACGAGCCCGCTCTGCGGCCGGTGGCGATGCTCGCGAGTCTCGCCGTGGCCGTCATCTGGGCGTCGATCTCGAACATCGCCTTCGCCGCACTGCGCCGCGCCAAGCCGCACGCCGAGTCGAGCGTCATCACCGGACTGCTCCTGTTCTTCATCCTGCCGCCGACGCTCGACGTCGTCGGGCTGCTCGGCATCGCCCTCGCCGCGGTGCTGGCCTCGGCGAGCAAGTGGCTCATCGCCCCGCACGGCCGCCACCTGTTCAACCCCGCGGCGTTCGGCGCCTTCGTGGTCGGGGTGCTCGGAATCACGACCGGCACCGGCAGCCCCGTGTCGAGCGCCTGGTGGGCAGCGAGCCCGTGGCTGCTGCCCTTCGTCGTCGTCATCGGCCTGGCCGTGGCGATCCGCACGCGCCGCGGGTGGATCATGCTGACCTTCGCCGTCATCGCCGCGATCAGCGTGACCGTGCGCTTCCTCGCCACCGCGGTGCCGTTCGCCGACGCCCTCTCGCTCGCCCTGGTCAGCTCGCCCGTCGTGTTCTTCGCGGTGTACATGATCACCGAGCCGCTGACCCTGCCGCCGCGACGCTGGCAGCAGCTGCTCGTGGCGGCGATCGTCGGCGTGCTGTTCGCGGTGCCGTTCTCGCTGCCGACCGCCACGATCGGCCCCTTCGCCCTCGGCCTCTTCGCGACCCCCGAGCTGTGGCTGCTGATCGGCAACCTCGTCGCCTTCGTGCTCGCCCGCCGCCGCGGCATCCGCCTCGAGCTCAGCGACCGCCGCCAGCTGACGCCGACGAGCTGGGAGTTCCAGTTCACGCCGACCCGGCACATCCCCTTCGCGCCGGGTCAGTTCCTCGAGCTCGACGTGCCGCACGCGAAAGCCGACAGCCGCGGCACGCGCCGCACCTTCAGCATCGCGTCGCCGCCGCACCCGGAGTCGGGCATCCGCCTGGGCCTGCGCGTGCCCGAGTCGAAGCCGTCGAGCTACAAGCGCGCGCTGCTCGCGCTGCCCGTCGGCGCGAAGCTCACGGCGACCTCGGTCGGCGGCGACTTCACCCTGCCGACCGACGACGGCCGCCCGCTGCTGCTGGTCGCCGGGGGCATCGGCATCACCCCGTTCATCGCCCAGCTCGAGCAGCTGCGCCTGGCGGCGGCCGAGCGGGATGTCGTGCTCGTCTACGCGGTGTCGTCGCTCGACGAGATCGCCTACGCGGCCGAGCTCGGCCGCAGCGGCGCCCGGGTTCTGCTGGTGTCGCCGCAGCCGCTGCCGCGCATGCCGAAGGGCTGGGACTGGCTCGGCGACGGACGCCTCGACGGGGCTCGCCTGCTCGAGGCCGTGCCCGACGCGGCGTCACGCGAGACTCTGCTCTCGGGGCCGCCGGCGCTCATCGCCGCGCTCAAGCCGGCGCTGCGGCGCGCGGGCGCCCGCCGCATCCGCACCGACGCCTTCCTCGGGTACTGA
- a CDS encoding NADP-dependent isocitrate dehydrogenase: MAEKIKVEGTVVELDGDEMTRIIWQFIKDRLIHPYLDVTLEYYDLGIEHRDATDDQVTIDAAHAIQKHGVGVKCATITPDEARVEEFGLKKMWKSPNGTIRNILGGVIFREPIIISNIPRLVPGWNKPIIIGRHAFGDQYRATDFVFKGKGKLTVEFAPEDGSEPMKFEVYDAPDDGIAQVQYNQDASIRDFARASLNYGLARNYPVYLSTKNTILKAYDGRFKDLFQEIYDTEFKERFEAAGLTYEHRLIDDMVASAMKWEGGYVWACKNYDGDVQSDTVAQGFGSLGLMTSVLSTPDGKVVEAEAAHGTVTRHYRQHQQGKPTSTNPIASIYAWTRGLAHRGKLDGNQPLIDFSLALEQVVIETVESGKMTKDLALLVGPDQGWQTTEEFLEALDQNLQAKLG; the protein is encoded by the coding sequence GTGGCGGAGAAGATCAAGGTCGAGGGCACGGTCGTCGAGCTCGACGGCGACGAGATGACGCGGATCATCTGGCAGTTCATCAAGGACCGCCTGATCCACCCCTACCTCGACGTGACCCTCGAGTACTACGACCTCGGAATCGAGCACCGCGACGCGACCGATGACCAGGTCACGATCGACGCGGCGCACGCGATCCAGAAGCACGGCGTCGGCGTCAAGTGCGCGACCATCACCCCCGACGAGGCCCGCGTCGAGGAGTTCGGCCTGAAGAAGATGTGGAAGTCGCCGAACGGCACGATCCGCAACATCCTCGGCGGCGTCATCTTCCGCGAGCCGATCATCATCTCGAACATCCCGCGTCTGGTGCCGGGGTGGAACAAGCCGATCATCATCGGCCGTCACGCCTTCGGCGACCAGTACCGCGCCACCGACTTCGTCTTCAAGGGCAAGGGCAAGCTCACGGTCGAGTTCGCGCCCGAGGACGGCTCGGAGCCGATGAAGTTCGAGGTCTACGACGCCCCGGATGACGGCATCGCCCAGGTGCAGTACAACCAGGACGCCTCGATCCGCGACTTCGCGCGCGCCTCGCTCAACTACGGCCTGGCCCGCAACTACCCGGTGTACCTCTCCACCAAGAACACGATCCTCAAGGCCTACGACGGCCGCTTCAAGGACCTGTTCCAGGAGATCTACGACACCGAGTTCAAGGAGCGCTTCGAGGCCGCCGGCCTCACCTACGAGCACCGCCTCATCGACGACATGGTCGCCTCGGCCATGAAGTGGGAGGGCGGCTACGTCTGGGCGTGCAAGAACTACGACGGCGACGTGCAGTCCGACACCGTCGCGCAGGGCTTCGGCTCGCTCGGCCTCATGACCTCGGTGCTCTCCACCCCGGACGGCAAGGTCGTCGAGGCGGAGGCCGCGCACGGCACCGTCACGCGCCACTACCGCCAGCACCAGCAGGGCAAGCCCACCTCGACGAACCCGATCGCCTCGATCTACGCCTGGACGCGCGGCCTCGCGCACCGCGGCAAGCTCGACGGCAACCAGCCGCTGATCGACTTCTCGCTCGCGCTCGAGCAGGTCGTCATCGAGACCGTCGAGAGCGGCAAGATGACGAAGGACCTCGCGCTGCTCGTCGGCCCCGACCAGGGCTGGCAGACGACCGAGGAGTTCCTCGAGGCCCTCGACCAGAACCTGCAGGCGAAGCTCGGCTGA
- a CDS encoding MarR family winged helix-turn-helix transcriptional regulator has translation MDAPENAFDSSLGLLRWIGWAQRKAAEDWVRERELSFEQGFVLGYLVDSPGAIQRDIARMTRTSAASVSSLLQGLERRGLVERRTEEGDERSKRVYATPTGSELIAGFETAMASADEVILAPLSDDERSTLDALLRKITAALPKPSR, from the coding sequence ATGGACGCACCGGAGAACGCCTTCGACAGCAGCCTCGGCTTGCTGCGATGGATCGGCTGGGCCCAGCGCAAGGCCGCTGAGGACTGGGTTCGCGAACGCGAGCTCAGCTTCGAGCAGGGCTTCGTGCTCGGGTACCTCGTCGACTCCCCCGGCGCGATCCAGCGCGACATCGCGCGGATGACCCGAACGAGCGCCGCGAGCGTGTCGAGCCTGCTGCAGGGACTCGAGCGCCGCGGACTCGTCGAGCGCCGCACGGAGGAGGGCGACGAACGCAGCAAGCGCGTCTACGCGACGCCGACCGGTTCCGAGCTCATCGCCGGATTCGAGACCGCCATGGCCTCGGCCGACGAGGTCATCCTCGCCCCGCTCAGCGACGACGAGCGCTCCACGCTCGACGCCCTGCTGAGGAAGATCACCGCCGCGCTGCCCAAGCCCAGCCGCTAG
- a CDS encoding MGMT family protein codes for MPPSDDFVSRVLEVVADIPEGRAMAYGDVAAALGSRAARGVGQVMAYYGSEVPWWRVVRASGHPAQDHEHIALEHYRAEGTPLLWSRDSTVFRVDLSRARHLP; via the coding sequence ATGCCGCCCTCCGACGACTTCGTGAGCCGCGTGCTCGAGGTGGTCGCCGACATCCCCGAGGGCCGCGCGATGGCCTACGGCGACGTCGCGGCCGCGCTCGGCTCGCGGGCGGCTCGCGGTGTCGGCCAGGTCATGGCCTACTACGGGTCGGAAGTTCCCTGGTGGCGCGTCGTGCGCGCGAGCGGTCATCCCGCCCAGGACCACGAGCACATCGCGCTCGAGCACTACCGCGCCGAGGGCACGCCGCTGCTCTGGTCGCGCGACAGCACGGTGTTCCGCGTCGACCTCTCCCGCGCGCGCCACCTGCCCTGA
- a CDS encoding CatA-like O-acetyltransferase gives MSELRPIDVSTWNRAEHFAHFLDASPCTYSVTVELDTTELDATLRAEGRRRYPAQIWALTTIVNRIPEFRTTVLDDGSPAIWDALEPSFASLDAERETFSALWTPYDADFRTFHDAVLTTIAEHGSSGRFVPQQLPPNAFDVSSIPWLRFSAFDLDVQHGYRHLAPIFTLGKSVERAGRTTVPLALRVHHAAVDGLHVARFVDALQQLVAQPDWVR, from the coding sequence ATGAGCGAGCTCCGCCCGATCGACGTCAGCACCTGGAACCGCGCTGAGCACTTCGCGCACTTCCTCGACGCCTCGCCCTGCACCTACTCGGTGACGGTCGAACTCGACACGACCGAGCTGGATGCGACGCTGCGTGCCGAGGGACGGCGCCGCTATCCCGCGCAGATCTGGGCGCTGACGACGATCGTGAACCGCATCCCCGAGTTCCGCACGACGGTGCTCGACGACGGGTCGCCCGCGATCTGGGATGCGCTCGAGCCCTCGTTCGCATCCCTCGACGCCGAGCGCGAGACCTTCAGTGCGCTCTGGACGCCCTACGACGCCGACTTCCGGACGTTCCACGATGCCGTGCTCACCACGATCGCCGAGCACGGATCGAGCGGGCGATTCGTCCCGCAGCAGCTGCCGCCGAACGCCTTCGACGTGTCGAGCATCCCCTGGCTGCGGTTCTCGGCCTTCGACCTCGACGTGCAGCACGGCTATCGGCATCTCGCACCGATCTTCACGCTCGGCAAGAGCGTGGAGCGCGCTGGGCGCACGACCGTCCCGCTCGCCCTGCGGGTGCACCACGCTGCGGTCGACGGCCTGCACGTGGCCCGCTTCGTCGACGCCCTGCAGCAGCTCGTCGCGCAGCCCGACTGGGTGCGCTGA
- a CDS encoding Hsp20/alpha crystallin family protein encodes MYLTRDLERATAARRLTSAPAPRALPADLYRDGDHYVLALEMPGVDPGSIDVGVDGRLLTVSARRTARTGESVEWIARERGTGELSRRFTLGRSIDTEQISADYRDGVLSVVIPVAETAKPRKVAVVGAPAAPAEAATDVASSHAGAAAAETAAE; translated from the coding sequence ATGTACCTGACCCGCGATCTCGAGCGCGCCACCGCCGCCCGCCGACTGACGAGCGCCCCGGCCCCCCGCGCCCTGCCCGCCGACCTCTACCGCGACGGCGACCACTACGTCCTCGCCCTCGAGATGCCGGGCGTCGACCCGGGCTCGATCGACGTCGGCGTCGACGGCCGCCTGCTCACCGTGAGCGCCCGCCGCACCGCCCGCACGGGCGAGAGCGTCGAGTGGATCGCGCGCGAGCGCGGCACCGGCGAGCTCAGCCGCCGCTTCACGCTCGGCCGCAGCATCGACACCGAGCAGATCTCGGCCGACTACCGCGACGGCGTGCTCAGCGTCGTCATCCCGGTCGCGGAGACCGCCAAGCCGCGCAAGGTCGCCGTCGTCGGCGCGCCGGCCGCGCCCGCCGAGGCCGCGACCGATGTCGCGTCGAGCCATGCCGGCGCCGCTGCCGCGGAGACCGCCGCCGAGTAA
- a CDS encoding FAD:protein FMN transferase: MPDSSATASTPPAQWRFEAIGTAWSIDTPTPLSPALRRDIADRIDGFDRDWSRFRPDSLVSRMAREPGRYRLPAEAVPLLDFYRILFEATGGSVSPLVGHALEDLGYDAGYRLTPAAHIRATPSWDDALAWDGEHLTLLRPALLDVGAAGKGLLVDLLSRMLHDAGEHDHVVDGSGDLVRSAPAGAAPERIALEHPADPTKAVGVLELGSGAVAASAANRRAWAGAHHIIDALTGVPTQHVTATWAVVPAAADYAAMTADGLATGLFFAPPAAFAAAGPFDWATITSGGRIAHSPDLPGEVFA, from the coding sequence GTGCCCGATTCCTCCGCGACCGCGTCGACCCCGCCGGCGCAGTGGCGCTTCGAGGCGATCGGCACCGCGTGGAGCATCGACACCCCGACTCCGCTGAGCCCGGCGCTGCGCCGCGACATCGCCGACCGCATCGACGGCTTCGATCGCGACTGGTCGCGGTTCCGCCCGGATTCGCTCGTGAGCCGCATGGCACGCGAGCCCGGGCGGTACCGCCTGCCGGCCGAGGCCGTCCCGTTGCTCGACTTCTACCGCATCCTGTTCGAGGCCACCGGGGGCAGTGTGTCGCCGCTCGTGGGCCACGCCCTCGAAGACCTCGGCTACGACGCGGGCTATCGGCTCACGCCGGCCGCGCACATCCGCGCGACACCCAGCTGGGATGACGCCCTGGCCTGGGACGGCGAGCACCTGACGCTGCTGCGGCCGGCCCTGCTCGACGTCGGCGCGGCCGGCAAGGGGCTGCTGGTCGACCTGCTGTCGCGGATGCTGCACGACGCGGGCGAGCACGATCACGTCGTCGACGGCAGCGGCGACCTGGTGCGCTCGGCCCCGGCCGGCGCGGCGCCGGAGCGCATCGCCCTCGAGCACCCCGCCGACCCGACGAAGGCGGTCGGCGTGCTCGAGCTCGGCAGCGGCGCGGTCGCGGCGAGCGCCGCCAACCGCCGCGCCTGGGCCGGGGCGCATCACATCATCGACGCGCTCACCGGCGTGCCGACGCAGCACGTCACCGCGACCTGGGCCGTCGTGCCCGCCGCGGCCGACTACGCCGCCATGACGGCCGACGGACTCGCGACGGGACTGTTCTTCGCCCCGCCCGCCGCGTTCGCCGCGGCCGGCCCCTTCGACTGGGCCACAATCACTTCCGGGGGGCGCATCGCGCACTCCCCCGACCTGCCTGGAGAGGTCTTCGCATGA
- a CDS encoding FMN-binding protein, whose product MTALSRPLVLGVAGLGLVGALAGCATTTTDSSGSTGSGDSGSGSSSSDSGSTSSNSYKDGSYTATGKYQSPGGNETIKVTLTLESNKVTKAEVEPQASSGNAKQYQTQFSSGIDGEVVGKSLDELSVTRVSGSSLTSRGFNDAVDQIKHLAEL is encoded by the coding sequence ATGACCGCCCTTTCCCGCCCTCTCGTCCTCGGCGTCGCCGGGCTCGGACTCGTCGGCGCTCTCGCCGGCTGCGCCACCACCACGACCGACTCCTCCGGCTCGACCGGCAGCGGCGACAGCGGCTCCGGCTCGTCATCGAGCGACTCGGGCTCGACCTCGAGCAACAGCTACAAGGACGGCTCCTACACCGCGACGGGCAAGTACCAGTCGCCCGGCGGCAACGAGACCATCAAGGTCACGCTGACCCTCGAGAGCAACAAGGTCACCAAGGCCGAGGTCGAGCCGCAGGCCTCGAGCGGCAACGCGAAGCAGTACCAGACGCAGTTCAGCTCGGGCATCGACGGCGAGGTCGTCGGCAAGAGCCTCGACGAGCTCTCGGTCACCCGCGTCTCCGGCTCGTCGCTCACCTCGCGCGGCTTCAACGACGCGGTCGACCAGATCAAGCACCTCGCCGAGCTCTAG
- a CDS encoding MATE family efflux transporter: protein MSTSEPAATAAPATTASATPSSAGAVGSNRWYLSAAPIVRALIHLCAPMAAGMIVGAVYNVINAGFIGSLHDTALLAAITFGTPLLGLVMAVGGVFGVGGGALISRLLGAAEKNPAEAGEIKHASSVAVWGSVIAGAVFGVAGLLLLNPLVGLLGADAAAHAATASYVAVMLAFVPVLALTFCLEQLVRAEGAARQSMIGLILSTVGNLVFDVLFILVLHWGVAGAALALGLSNVIAVIYYGTWLQRNSEFVSLSPRWFTLRGSILGPIFGVGVSELLQSSFLIVTSLVLNNLAVAYGDGPLAAMGVAVRIAQLPEFLVMGITIGVLPLLAYAYGKGDRERLNSALKAAAVAVGVIVLVFSTVVFVFREPVFELFSDDHAVLGIGLTILTAQLVAAIVNGFTGLMTSLFQATGRSVPAIIISMAQGVLFIPIVLLGDLWFGLAGIVWSLTVSEILVFLIGGGMWLASRRAIDRGLAEGSPERAEEALAMAEG, encoded by the coding sequence ATGAGCACCTCAGAACCCGCCGCCACCGCGGCACCCGCCACCACGGCATCCGCGACCCCCTCATCCGCCGGCGCCGTCGGCTCGAACCGCTGGTACCTGTCGGCCGCGCCGATCGTGCGCGCCCTCATCCACCTCTGCGCCCCGATGGCCGCCGGCATGATCGTCGGCGCCGTCTACAACGTCATCAACGCCGGCTTCATCGGCTCGCTGCACGACACCGCCCTGCTCGCCGCGATCACCTTCGGCACCCCGCTGCTCGGCCTGGTCATGGCGGTCGGCGGCGTCTTCGGCGTCGGCGGCGGCGCGCTCATCTCGCGCCTGCTCGGCGCGGCCGAGAAGAACCCGGCCGAGGCGGGCGAGATCAAGCACGCCTCCTCCGTCGCGGTCTGGGGTTCGGTGATCGCCGGCGCCGTCTTCGGCGTCGCGGGCCTGCTGCTGCTGAACCCGCTCGTCGGCCTGCTCGGGGCGGATGCGGCGGCTCACGCCGCCACGGCCTCGTACGTCGCGGTCATGCTCGCCTTCGTGCCGGTGCTGGCGCTCACCTTCTGCCTCGAGCAGCTGGTGCGCGCCGAGGGCGCGGCACGGCAGTCGATGATCGGCCTGATCCTCTCGACCGTGGGCAACCTCGTCTTCGACGTGCTGTTCATCCTCGTGCTGCACTGGGGCGTCGCCGGCGCGGCGCTCGCGCTGGGCCTGTCGAACGTGATCGCGGTGATCTACTACGGCACCTGGCTGCAGCGGAACAGCGAGTTCGTCAGCCTCTCGCCGCGCTGGTTCACGCTGCGCGGCAGCATCCTGGGGCCGATCTTCGGCGTCGGGGTGAGCGAGCTGCTGCAGTCGTCGTTCCTCATCGTCACCTCGCTCGTGCTCAACAACCTCGCGGTCGCCTACGGCGACGGGCCTCTCGCCGCCATGGGCGTCGCGGTGCGCATCGCCCAGCTGCCGGAGTTCCTGGTGATGGGCATCACGATCGGCGTGCTGCCGCTGCTCGCCTACGCCTACGGCAAGGGCGACCGCGAGCGGCTCAACTCGGCACTGAAGGCGGCGGCTGTCGCGGTCGGCGTGATCGTGCTGGTGTTCTCGACGGTCGTGTTCGTGTTCCGCGAGCCGGTGTTCGAGCTGTTCTCCGACGACCACGCCGTGCTCGGCATCGGGCTCACGATCCTGACGGCGCAGCTCGTCGCGGCGATCGTGAACGGCTTCACGGGACTCATGACCTCGCTGTTCCAGGCGACCGGGCGCTCGGTGCCCGCGATCATCATCTCGATGGCGCAGGGCGTGCTGTTCATCCCGATCGTGCTGCTCGGCGACCTGTGGTTCGGTCTCGCCGGCATCGTCTGGTCGCTGACCGTGAGCGAGATCCTCGTCTTCCTGATCGGCGGCGGGATGTGGCTGGCCTCGCGCCGCGCCATCGACCGCGGGCTCGCCGAGGGCAGCCCCGAGCGCGCCGAGGAGGCGCTCGCCATGGCCGAGGGCTGA
- a CDS encoding NAD-dependent succinate-semialdehyde dehydrogenase codes for MGGQSDAERELLARVPTGLLIAGEWRDSSTGRRLEVLDPSTEQVLLSIADATVDDGDAALAAAHAAQRDWGRTAPRERAEILRRAFEAVTARADDFALLMTLEMGKPLAESRGEVAYGAEFLRWFSEETARISGRFATAPDGRSRLMVTKRPVGPSLFITPWNFPLAMATRKIAPAIAAGCTMVLKPAAQTPLTALLFAQVLQEAGLPAGVLNVVPTSTAGAVTAPLIADSRLRKLSFTGSTEVGRRLIAAAADQVLRVSMELGGNAPLLVFEDADLDRAVEGALLAKFRNNGEACTAANRILVHESVAPEFTARLVERMREFTLARGTEPGTRIGPLVDAATRDKVAELVAEAEAEGAAVAIGGRARDGAGFYYEPTVLTGVPAGARILREEIFGPVAPVQTFADEAEAIALANDTEFGLVAYAFTRDLNRGLRLAEELEVGMFGLNTGIVSNPAAPFGGVKQSGLGREGGFEGIDEYLETRYIGIADPYA; via the coding sequence ATCGGCGGCCAGAGCGACGCCGAGCGCGAGCTGCTCGCCCGCGTGCCCACCGGTCTGCTGATCGCGGGGGAGTGGCGCGACTCGAGCACGGGTCGCCGGCTCGAGGTGCTCGACCCCTCGACCGAGCAGGTGCTGCTCTCGATCGCCGACGCGACCGTCGACGACGGCGATGCGGCGCTCGCCGCGGCGCACGCCGCCCAGCGCGACTGGGGTCGCACGGCGCCGCGCGAGCGCGCCGAGATCCTGCGCCGCGCCTTCGAGGCGGTCACCGCCCGCGCCGACGACTTCGCGCTGCTCATGACGCTCGAGATGGGCAAGCCGCTCGCCGAGTCGCGCGGGGAGGTCGCTTACGGCGCCGAGTTCCTGCGCTGGTTCTCGGAGGAGACCGCACGCATCTCGGGCCGTTTCGCGACAGCGCCGGATGGGCGCAGCCGCCTCATGGTGACGAAGCGCCCGGTGGGCCCGAGCCTGTTCATCACGCCGTGGAACTTCCCGCTGGCGATGGCGACCCGCAAGATCGCCCCGGCGATCGCGGCCGGCTGCACGATGGTGCTCAAGCCCGCCGCGCAGACGCCGCTCACGGCGCTGCTCTTCGCGCAGGTGCTGCAGGAGGCGGGGCTTCCCGCGGGCGTGCTCAACGTCGTCCCGACCTCGACCGCCGGAGCCGTCACCGCGCCGCTCATCGCCGACTCCCGCCTGCGCAAGCTCTCCTTCACCGGGTCGACCGAGGTCGGCCGTCGGCTCATCGCCGCCGCGGCGGATCAGGTGCTGCGCGTCTCGATGGAGCTCGGCGGCAACGCGCCGCTGCTCGTGTTCGAGGATGCCGACCTCGACAGGGCCGTGGAGGGCGCGCTGCTGGCGAAGTTCCGCAACAACGGCGAGGCCTGCACGGCGGCGAACCGCATCCTCGTGCACGAGTCGGTCGCACCGGAGTTCACCGCGCGACTGGTCGAGCGGATGCGCGAGTTCACCCTCGCCCGCGGCACCGAGCCGGGAACGCGGATCGGGCCGCTCGTCGACGCCGCGACCCGCGACAAGGTCGCCGAGCTCGTCGCCGAGGCCGAGGCCGAGGGCGCAGCGGTCGCCATCGGAGGTCGCGCCCGCGACGGGGCCGGCTTCTACTACGAGCCGACCGTGCTGACCGGCGTGCCGGCCGGCGCCCGCATCCTGCGCGAGGAGATCTTCGGACCGGTCGCGCCGGTGCAGACCTTCGCGGACGAGGCGGAGGCGATCGCGCTCGCGAACGACACCGAATTCGGCCTCGTGGCCTACGCCTTCACCCGCGACCTCAACCGCGGGCTGCGTCTGGCCGAAGAGCTCGAGGTCGGCATGTTCGGACTCAACACGGGCATCGTGTCGAACCCGGCGGCGCCCTTCGGCGGCGTCAAGCAGTCGGGGCTCGGCCGCGAGGGCGGCTTCGAGGGCATCGACGAGTACCTCGAGACGCGGTACATCGGCATCGCCGATCCCTACGCCTGA